A genomic window from Engraulis encrasicolus isolate BLACKSEA-1 chromosome 14, IST_EnEncr_1.0, whole genome shotgun sequence includes:
- the mkrn2os.1 gene encoding MKRN2 opposite strand, tandem duplicate 1, giving the protein MDRTIIKFNHCETDIYRFTVLPHFTEANEGAPSHEEFKQCPLCFETLAFDLLNAPVSVPRPFVNAHKVPCAFAIGSVHGPSFIGEWHDTELHVGITSSTGVVHNYTLSGVRRDDQGWEKCLCLQLVPPWRNNLTHTWDNELEQFCSTSDWTPERFHEEREFGSCCYAFALAFVNHIQVLEGKTPLSKEEFTGTHILPRIKTISKYIQVYQAIAQHGFYAAGQRKV; this is encoded by the exons ATGGACAGAACAATTATCAAATTCAACCACTGTGAGACGGATATCTATCGCTTTACAGTTTTACCCCACTTTACTGAGGCGAACGAGGGGGCTCCCAGTCACGAGGAATTCAAGCAATGTCCCCTTTGTTTCGAAACTTTAGCTTTCGACCTCCTCAATGCACCTGTCAGCGTTCCGAGGCCATTTGTCAATGCGCACAAAGTCCCGTGCGCTTTTGCGATTGGATCTGTACATGGACCTTCTTTTATCGG AGAATGGCATGACACGGAGCTTCATGTTGGGATAACAAGTAGCACAG GCGTGGTGCATAATTACACCTTATCTGGTGTCCGAAGAGATGACCAAGGATGGGAAAAGTGTTTGTGTTTACAGCTGGTTCCCCCCTGGAGGAACAATTTAACGCACACCTGGGACAATGAACTGGAGCAATTCTGCTCCACTTCTGACTGGACTCCAGAACG GTTTCATGAGGAGAGGGAGTTTGGCTCCTGCTGCTATGCTTTCGCTCTGGCCTTTGTGAACCACATCCAGGTCCTGGAGGGAAAAACACCTTTGAGCAAAGAGGAGTTCACAGGGACACACATTTTACCCAGAATAAAGACCATCTCAAAATACATCCAGGTTTATCAAGCTATAGCACAACACGGCTTTTATGCTGCAGGCCAAAGGAAAGTCTGA
- the tsen2 gene encoding tRNA-splicing endonuclease subunit Sen2, which translates to MEAVFQPPKRRARVYESYEGPLPVPTSQQNVTQPHKLIFKAELVNNRVIVKEPAHIHNLYTKGYFGKGILSRSRPDYSLSDRWKSHGNVHLPVISYARYQTLLQLARDALEAQGLEDEAVDQTLERLTRPVEEFPTPGDDTTGANDTGRTISGDQGDENGHEEPHLSPHDEGHTRSCEGDTMEYHPDPSLKQCSRAQDLRDGTICTTGEPLRDGLGTDREDVDKGEYLQNRFSGAETDLHFGVRTEGQDHDNRFYGEENDYHDGVRTEGDRDGFGRENKGLHSGIDTEQQHLRDRSSDEPEDTPEAKRPRRRQGNPDYDPLAHLHPHEPQQLDQKALAQIRCHRHDDWIVHCGCRLTDSQLEAATPALAREADVEYEYVLVEEEEEDDEEEEDKQRNANASDSKPLVCRINPFRIIEYLQLGLEEAFFLVYALGCLSIYDQQEPLSIVHLWEIFREVQPNFEATYAVYHYFRSKGWVPKTGVKYGSDFMLYRKGPPFYHASYSVVVEKVDEGCRGATLRPFTWRSLAALSRITGNVNKELMLCYVIMPSNLSEEMLSSPECIRDFKVQEVLLSRWVSSRERTDQDEI; encoded by the exons ATGGAAGCTGTTTTTCAACCTCCTAAACGACGGGCAAGAGTGTACGAGTCGTATGAGGGGCCCTTGCCTGTACCAACATCACAACAGAATGTGACGCAGCCTCATAAACTTATTTTCAAAGCTGAACTTGTCAATAATCGTGTGATTGTCAAGGAGCCAGCCCATATACACAATCTGTACACTAAG GGCTACTTTGGCAAAGGCATCCTGTCGAGAAGTCGGCCAGATTACAGCCTGTCTGACAGGTGGAAAA GTCATGGCAATGTTCACCTGCCTGTCATCTCATATGCAAG GTATCAGACACTGTTGCAGTTGGCACGGGATGCGTTGGAAGCCCAGGGCTTGGAAGATGAGGCGGTCGACCAGACCCTGGAGCGTTTAACCCGGCCGGTGGAGGAGTTCCCCACACCAGGAGACGACACCACTGGCGCTAATGACACTGGAAGGACAATCAGTGGCGACCAGGGTGATGAGAATGGACACGAGGAGCCTCACCTCAGCCCTCACGATGAAGGGCACACTAGGTCATGTGAGGGGGACACAATGGAATATCACCCAGACCCCTCACTGAAACAGTGCAGTCGTGCGCAAGATCTGCGGGATGGAACGATCTGCACTACAGGAGAACCTCTCCGTGACGGCCTCGGAACTGACCGAGAAGATGTGGACAAAGGAGAATATCTTCAAAACAGATTCAGTGGGGCAGAGACGGATCTTCATTTTGGGGTTAGGACTGAAGGGCAAGATCATGACAATAGGTTTTATGGTGAAGAGAATGATTACCATGATGGAGTTAGGACTGAAGGGGACCGTGATGGGTTCGGGAGAGAGAATAAAGGCCTACATAGTGGAATCGATACAGAACAGCAGCATCTCCGTGACAGGTCCAGTGATGAACCTGAGGACACCCCGGAGGCCAAGAGGCCACGGCGGCGACAGGGGAACCCAGACTATGACCCCCTGGCTCACCTGCACCCTCATGAGCCCCAGCAGCTGGACCAGAAGGCCCTGGCCCAGATTAGGTGCCACAGGCACGACGACTGGATCGTCCACTGCGGCTGTCGGCTGACGGACAGTCAGCTAGAAGCCGCAACTCCAGCCCTGGCTAGAGAGGCCGACGTAGAGTACGAGTATGTgcttgtggaggaggaggaggaagatgatgaggaagaggaggacaaacaAAGAAATGCAAAT GCCAGTGACTCCAAGCCGTTAGTGTGCCGTATCAACCCTTTCAGGATCATAGAATATTTACAGCTGGGACTGGAGGAG GCATTCTTCCTCGTCTATGCTTTGGGCTGCTTGTCGATCTATGACCAACAG GAGCCGTTATCGATTGTCCACCTGTGGGAAATCTTTCGAGAGGTGCAGCCCAACTTTGAGGCCACCTATGCGGTGTACCACTACTTCCGCTCCAAGGGATGGGTGCCAAAGACTGGTGTCAAATACGGCTCCGATTTCA TGCTCTACCGGAAAGGGCCTCCTTTCTACCACGCCAG CTACTCAGTGGTGGTGGAGAAGGTGGACGAGGGGTGTAGAGGGGCCACGTTACGGCCCTTCACCTGGCGATCACTGGCAGCCCTCAGCAGGATCACTGGCAACGTCAACAAG GAGCTGATGTTGTGCTATGTTATAATGCCATCGAACCTGAGCGAGGAGATGCTTAGCTCTCCTGAATGCATCAGAGACTTCAAAGTGCAG GAGGTCCTTTTGAGCAGATGGGTGTCCTCTCGGGAACGCACAGACCAAGATGAAATATAG
- the mkrn2os.2 gene encoding MKRN2 opposite strand protein, with protein sequence MEKSVVKFSHCNKDIFCFFVPEECPECGHSFSGQRLDEAPVSIPNPFTNGHKSPCSFLVAPTDENKLREFDGGSGDLHTGITNTKGVVFNYTKTGVRRDYQGWERCLSVPLVQPDMYNLLDQWDPYLEKFSATSTWDPIWKSFNEETHNCYNYTLMFINCVLATQGKRALSKDEFTKGFVLPRIKRASKYTILCREISENHFYIIDSPPKEAMETDEEGGDGSDGHGKT encoded by the exons ATGGAAAAGAGTGTGGTGAAGTTCAGTCACTGCAACAAGGATATATTTTGTTTCTTCGTCCCGGAGGAATGTCCCGAGTGTGGACACAGTTTCAGCGGGCAGCGGCTGGATGAGGCGCCGGTTAGCATACCCAATCCTTTCACCAATGGACACAAATCTCCGTGCTCCTTCCTGGTCGCTCCGACCGATGAAAACAAACTGAG AGAATTTGATGGTGGATCAGGAGACCTTCATACAGGCATCACCAATACCAAAG GAGTGGTGTTCAACTACACAAAGACTGGGGTTCGGAGAGACTACCAGGGTTGGGAGAGGTGCCTCAGTGTTCCCCTGGTTCAGCCCGACATGTACAACCTGCTAGACCAGTGGGACCCTTACCTGGAGAAGTTCTCTGCCACTTCCACCTGGGATCCCATCTGGAAAag TTTCAATGAGGAGACCCACAACTGCTACAACTACACTCTGATGTTCATCAACTGTGTGCTGGCCACGCAGGGCAAGAGGGCCCTCAGCAAGGACGAGTTCACCAAGGGCTTCGTGCTGCCGCGGATAAAGCGGGCGTCCAAGTACACCATCCTCTGCAGAGAGATCTCGGAGAACCACTTCTACATCATCGACAGCCCTCCGAAGGAGGCCATGGAGACAGATGAAGAAGGTGGAGATGGTAGCGATGGGCATGGCAAGACCTAA